Genomic window (Deltaproteobacteria bacterium):
CTCTCGCCACCTTGGGTTTGGTGGGCGCAAAATCGAAATAGAAATGGTCAGGCTCCAGTGTGTCGCCTTCACACACGACAAGCGCACGTTGAACCAAGTTTTCAAATTCACGAATATTACCTGGCCAATCACAGGACTGCAGGGCTTGGACGAGGCTGGGGCCGACCGTTGGTTTCTTGTTGGTGAGATGTTGGTATTTATCGAGAAACCAGTTTAGGAGCTCGGGAATATCTTCGAGGCGTTCACGTAATGGCGGTAGAAAAATGGGAAATACATTGAGACGGTAGAAGAGGTCTTCGCGAAAACCACCTTCGGCGACTTCAGACTCTAGATCTTTGTTGGTCGCGGCAACGATGCGAACATCAACATTAATGGTGCTCACGCCACCCACTCGTTCGATCTCGCGCTCTTGCAAAACACGCAGGAGCATAACCTGAAGCTTCTGAGAGATATCCCCAATTTCGTCTAGAAAGATGGTGCCGCCATTGGCAAGTTCGAAACGTCCCATTCTGGTACTTGTTGCGCCTGTGAATGCCCCTTTTTCGTGGCCGAATAGCTCGCTTTCAAGCAAGGTTTCGGAGAGCGCGGCACAATTGACTCGGATAAAGGGTTTGTCTCTTCTGGTGCTGTTGTCGTGGATAAAACGTGCGGCGACTTCTTTGCCGGTTCCGGTTTCTCCTCGGATAAGCACACTTGTATCCGTTTTTGCAACTTTGGTTGCCAGCTTCAATACATTTTCGAGACCGCCATTTTGACCAATGATATTGGATGGTGAGGCTGGGGCTTGGAGCTCGTCGAGCAATGAGTTTGCAAGCACAGCTTTATCGGTAAGGTCTTGCCTGCGTTTGGAGATTGTTAACCAGCTTTCGAGGCACCGTCTTACTTCAGCCCGGCGCCAAGGTTTCACAATATACTCATGGGCCCGTCCACGGTTCAGTGCATTTAAGAGCCGTTGGCTGTCGCTGTACGCGGATACAATAATGCGAATGGTGTCTGGTACTTTTGTGACGATCTCTTCGAGGAGTTCGATGCCCGTCATTTCCGGCATCCGCTCATCGGTAAGAATGATAGCAACTCGTGGATCCGAGCTTAGAATTTTCAGACCTTCTTTGGCGGAGTTTGCTGTGATGAGCTCATACTCATCGCCAAATTGAAGACGGAAAAGCTCCAGGTTGTCTTTTTCATCATCCACATAGAGAATAACTGAGCGATGTAGAACTTCGTTTTCTTCGAGGGTTTTAGTCATTCTTTGATATTCGTCTATTTTGGGTCATGTTTTTTGTGACGTTATATGCTTCTTCAAACTTCACTCTATCTCGATTCGACCGCCTGTCCAAGGTGAGACGTGAAGAGAATTGATTTAACTCGTGTTTTCCGAGATTTAAGTCTGGTTGATATTTAAATACGCCATAGAACTTAACGGGGTTTGATAATCCCTTGGAGATATAGATCGATTAGATTGGCTAGAATTTCACCACCAAATTCTCCAAGGTGGATGTGATCAGGCAAAAGCGTGAGACCCTGTTGCTTCCCAGACTCATCCCAAGTTTTCCCACTGATGTAGTAGTCGGTAATGGCTCTAAGAATCGGGACCAACCGGTTGATAGGGCCGGGAGTGTATTGCGGCCGCTCTTGCACCGAGTTTGTGAGGTGCGTGGAGAGTTTTTCGTTGAGAGGAATAAGCGTTCGGTTTTCCTGGGCTACGATTTGGCGGATGTCAGCGTTGAAGGATTGTACAAGTTGGTTAATTTGGGAATCAGGGTTCTCTCCAAGAGGCGGGAGCGTACAGACTGCAACATGCTTAACCGCTTGAAGGCCTCGTAACAGTTTGGTCAGCTCCAGGCGGTAACCGCGCTGAGTGGGTACACTCGCAAGCTTGCCTTTTCGCTTGTAGGAGAGACCGTCTCCCAGATGGAAACTGCCCATCACATCGTTGGTGCCAATGAGAACAATCGCAACATCGGGCTTGCAGGCAAGGATTTCATCGAGCCTTTGATTCAGTTGCCAGGCGACACTGCTGTTGATACCTGCGTTGATAAAATGCAGTTCTGCATTCGCGAGTCTGTTTCCAAGCACGTCCACCCAATTGTAACTCACTGTTCCATGCGTGATGGAATCTCCAAGGCAAGCGACAATGGTTTTTTGGGGTCTAGGGTTAGATAGGAAATTTTGGGGTTGGTTATGGGGAAGTGATGTAACGCGTCTTGCTGTTTTAAAAATCTTACCTGGCGCCATTAGGAGACTGGTTAGTGAAAGTTTATTTCGGTCAGCTTGCATTGTCGTTGTCGCGTTTCGTAGTCAGTGTGCCTTCTGCATATAAGAGCAGAACAACGCTCTATAACTCTCCCTGGGTGTACTTGGTCAAGTACTCGCTCTCTCAACTTTAGTTTAAACCCGTCAACTCTATATTTCGCGACTTCGTTTGTTCTAGGGCGATCTAAAATGGGGGAACTTGAGCTTCTCGAAAGAGATACCGTTGACCGGGGTGCAGCCAGAGGCATAAGTGCATATCAAGTATGGGCTGAGCATCGTGTTTGACCTAGAGAGGAATCCAGATGGCAGATTTAAGTCAAATTGAAAACTCGGTTCGTAGCCGTGCGGGAGAGCAGTGCGAGCTTTGTGCTGGCAAGGAAAGCCTTGGCATTTATGAAGTCGGCCCGGTGGTAGAGCCATCTGAAGACCGCTCTATACTTCTTTGTGGCGTTTGCCTGAGTCAGATTGAACCAGCGGCAGATTTAGACGCTAATCATTGGTATTGTTTGCAGGGCTCTATTTGGAGTGAGGTTGCAGCCGTTCAAGTGATGAGTTGGCGAATGCTTAATCGGCTCAGCGATGAGGCTTGGGCGCAGGACCTACTTGATCAAGCTTATCTTGAGGAACCTGTTATGAATTGGGCTCGCGAGGGACTGCCCGCACAAGCAGATGACGATGATGATGCAGTGAAGACCTTTGATAGTAATGGGACGCTTCTCTTGGAGGGGGATACGGTCACTCTGATCAAGGACCTTGATGTTAAGGGTACATCGTTCGTGGCCAAGCGAGGAACGACCGTGAAGAATATACATCTCACGAATAACCCTGAGCACATCGAGGGAAGAGTGAATAAGATGAGTATTGTCTTAAAGACTTGTTTTCTAAAGAAAATAGCCTAAGGCTTTGGTCCTATTTACATTTTCATACCTGCTTTAACTTCTTGTGTTCTTTCTCTTCTTGCAATCCTGCCGCATGGTTGCCACTTTAAAATAAGCAGTTTCGCGGTGTGTGTTGCGCTGAGAAATTTCTGAAAGGCAGTGCTCCCATGCGCATGTTTCCCCTGGGTTTTTTCGCGTTTTTTGCGGGCTTATTCTTAGTTTCTTGTGGAGGTACGGAAGATCCCGTGCCCACACTTGAACCGGCCCACGTGTATCCATTGGATGACGAGCTGCGGTTACACCATGTACAGGTTAAGGGCACTCATAACAGCTACCATCAACGCCCTGAGACAACCATTCATCCCACGCACGAATACAGTCATGCTCCACTGGATGTTCAGCTAGAAACCCAAAATGTGAGAACCTTTGAACTTGATTTGCACCGGTTTGATGATTCCTTTCAAGTGTTTCACTTGGCGCTGGTTGACGAGGTGAGTTCTTGCTCACTCTTTGCAGACTGCCTGTCGGTCATCCAAACTTGGTCAGCTTCGAAGCCAGACCATTTACCTATTTTTGTCTGGATGGAAATGAAAAGTGGGATGACCGATGCGCCGCTCGAGAGTCTTCTGATGATCGAGGATGAGATTCAAGCGGTGATTCCACCTGAGCAGCTTCTTACACCGGAACTTGTTCGCGGTGAGTATAGCTCGGTGCGTGAAGCACTGGACACCGTGGGGTGGCCAACGCTTGGTGAAGTCAGGGGCAAGGTCATGTTTATCATTCTAAATAACGGTGAGCACACTGGACCCTATACGAATGATTTTACCTCCTTAGAAAATCGACTCCTCTTTCCTCGGGCAGCGTCTAGCCAATACAGCATGCCTTGGGCGGCGGTCGAAAAGTTGAGCACTGGTTCAGCTGATGGAATCGCTCAAACAGCCGGCGAGGGTAAGATGCTTGTGGCGGCTAATGTATGCTCGGCCGGTGACGAAGACACCGCCTGTTATGCAAGCCTTGAAGCTGGTCTTACCAACGGGCTCCACATGTTAAAAGACGATTTCCCTTACCCAGTTGCTGAGCGAGAGTATTGGCTCGAACTCCCTGATGGCCCCGTAGCTTCGTGTAATCCACTCACAGCTCCCGCGAACTGCACTGGCGAAGCTTTAGAATGGAAATCGACTCCGTAAATCGTTTTTGTACCTAAATTGAGTTGGATAAAGTCGATTTGGGCTTGGCAAACCAAGTTTCATCGCGTAGCGCCGAATTTCAGAGATAGCCGGAGAAGTTATTATGAATATCGGAGTCATCGCGTGGATGTGCCTCTTTTGGGCCTTACAAATCGTCGCTAATATTTTCTTTAAATGGGGCAGTGACGGCACACTTAAGTGGCTTAGCGGATTTCTCCTTGGGCATACGTTTGGCATCACGAGTATGGCGGTGCTGATGGTGATTTATAAAATGATGAGTCCGAACATCGCTTTCGGGGTCGCGATGGGTGGTGCATTTTTACTGAGCCAAATCGCAATCGCCGTGGTTTTTAAGACGGACCTCTCAGTGATTCAATATGTGGGCATTGGCACGGTTGTCATCGGCATGACGCTCTTAGCTGTGGGGCAACCCGCCAGCGTCTAGCACCTAGTGAGCCAGATCTTCTCTCATTTTGTACGCTGGTCTTGAATTTAGCGCCAGACTGCTTCGTCTTAACAGGTCTCTTCGAGTGGAGAATGTCATGCGTGTGTCGTCAATTATCGCCGCTGCCGGTCTATTATTATTAACCGGCTGCTGGACCATCAAAGACTTCGGAGCGGGAAAGTGCCGCGAGTATCGCCCAGCCTGTGGAGTTGATGAGACGGTTTGCGAAGCCGACGGACAAGGGTGCACTGTATGTACCTGTGTTAAACGCAATGGAAGGTTTCCAATCAGGGAGCCTCATTTCGATCCCTAGGGTCACATCTCTTCTTTTTCTAGTGCTCCATCGAGACTTGTGGGTTGAATCTTCTGCGATATTTGGGAAAGTTGCGAGGCCGTAACGAGCAAGCTGAGCCTGTTAGGCGAGACCAGGGAGACAATCATGACACAGAGCATATTGCATCAATCCGTCCGAAACTCACTCGCTGAAGTTTCTAGCGACATTGAGATTGTTTCCTGCGATGCAGGTCAGGCGGATACTGCTTTGTTTTGTGAACAATTGGGCTACGATTTAGCCGATTCAGCCAATTGCATCCTATTAAGTTCGAGAAAGCCAAAGGGCGTTTACGTCGCTTGCGTGGTTTTGGCTACGCATCGCCTGGATGTAAATGGCAAGGTGCGTGCTCTGCAAGGCATGAAGTTTTCGTTCGCGAAGGCTGAACAAACGGTTGAGTTAACGGGCCAGGAAATCGGTGGTGTTACACCTTTGGGTTTACCAGAGTCTGTTCCAGTTTTGGTAGATGCTGCCGTTATGAAGCGAAATAAAATTATCATTGGGGGAGGCAACCGGACTTCAAAGATAATCTGCTCGCCAAGTCTTTTGACCGAGCTGGATGGGGTTGAGGTACACGAATCCTTGGGTTTACTAAGGGACGAAAATTAGGAGCCTGTGTTGTTGTCTGAACGATTTCTCACATCGAGCTTTCTTTATCTCTTAAGTTTTATTTTTACTCTTGTTGCGCTCCAGGCTCTACTGGTCCCGAGCCTTTTTGTGCTACCGGTAGAGATTCACCTAATGAGTCCTGCCGGCTTTGCTGAAGTTAGGGCCGGATACAGTGGGTGTTTTGGCGGCTTGGCTTTTATGTTCTTCAGGGGGGCTAAGTACCCCGAGCATCGACAGTTAAGCTTGATTTTGGCGGCATTGGTACTGGGTCTCTTCTCGTTAGGGCGATTTGTCAGCTTGGGTGTCGAGGGCGTGCCTAACGACTTTTCTATAATCGTACATGCGGCAGAATTGTGTGCTTTTTCTTTTTCTTGTGTTCTCATATTGAGAATAAAACGTGAGATCTAGTTTTCGTCTAATATGGAGGTTTTGGTATGCCACTGATTAAAGTTCAAACCAACGTAAGTGAAGTTTCAGGCCATTCGAGTGAGTTGTTGCTCAGAGGTCTTTCTCAACTTCTTGCGGAAGTTTTAGAGAAGTCTGAAGATTACGTGATGACTGTTTTAGAACCACAATCGTTAATGACATTTGGCGGTTCGCCGGAACCGGCATCCTATATGGAGATTAAGAATATAGGAACGATGACCTCTGAGCAGACGCAGCGTATCAGCGCCGCGGCATGTGCTTTGGTTAAAGAGCACCTTGGAGTTGAGCCAGGCCGCGTTTATCTAGAGTTCAATGATGCTCAGCGGCACCTTTGGGGATGGAATAGTAAGAATTTTGCCTAAGCCTTATTCGCTGGGACCAAGCTCGCTGAGTTCATGAAGCAGCTCAATCTGTGAGCGATTTTCTCGCTGACCGTTTGGAGAGCGCTGAATATAGGTCCCATCGGGCTGCAGGACCCAGGCCTCTGAGTTATCTTTTAATGGTTTATGAAGAGCTTCCTCGAGAATGCGTTGGCGATGATTGGGGTTTTCCAGGGGGAATGCTACTTCTACCCGTCGATAAAGGTTTCGGCTCATCCAGTCTGCACTCGAGCAGTAAAGCTTCTCTTCACCGGCTGCGTAAAAATAAAAGACCCGAGAGTGCTCCAAAAAGCGTCCTATAATGGAGATAACGGTAATGTTTTCGGAAAGACCGGGCACGCCTGGCCTTAGGCAACATATTCCTCTGATGATGAGATCAATTTTGACGCCGTCTTGGCTGGCTCTATAAAGATTGCGAATCATTGCTGGTTCGGAAAGAGAGTTGGCCTTAACAATGATTCTTCCGGGTCTCCCGGCTTTGGCTTCGTTGGACTCGAATTGAATCATTTCGGCGAGGCGGCGGTTGAGGGTGAAGGGTGAAGAGAGCAATCGCTCTAAACTTGCCGCTTGGCCAAGGCCTGTGAGCTGAAGAAATACTTTGTGAATATCTTCACATAGAACCGGGTCATCCGTGAGCAGCCCGATATCTGTATAAGCTCTGGCGGTTCCTGGGTGATAATTGCCGGTACCAAGGTGACCATATCGCTTTAAATCGGTGCCTTCTCGACGCACAACCAATAATATTTTTGCGTGTGTTTTATATCCGACAACTCCGTATGAAACGTTTACACCAGCGTCTTGAAGCTTGGTCGCCAAGTCGATGTTGGTGGCTTCGTCGAATCGAGCGCGAAGCTCAATGACTACCGTGACTTCTTTACCAGAACGGGCTGCCTCGAGCAGTGTCACCACGAGTTCTGAGTCTGGCTGGGTTCGATAGAGCGTCATTTTGATTGCTAACACATTCGTATCGCGAGCCGATTGTCTTAAGAACTCGAGTACCGGTGAGAATGCCTGGTAAGGGTGGTGTAAGAGTATATCTTCAGCTCTGGTTGCCTCGAAGATAGAGTGCTCGGCTAGGTTCAACGGGCAGGCTGGAACAAAGGACGGGTACCGTAGGGCTGGATCATCCACTAAGTCTCGCAACTGTTCGAGCCTATTCAGGTTCACTGGTCCATCGGCTTTGTAGAGGTCGAGTTTCGTCAGGTCAAAATGCTGCAGTAGAAAGTCGTTAATCTCTGGTGTTGAATCGATGCCGACTTCAAGCCGCACGGCATCTCCATAGTGCCGATTGGATAGCTCACCGGCGACTGCGCTCAATAGGTCGTCTGCCTCATCTTCATTAATCCAGAGGTCTGAATTTCGGGTGACGCGAAATGGATGGCATCGCACCACGGTCATGCCCTCGAATAGGTCAGCGATATTTGTCTTCATTACACCGGTTAGGAGAATGAAGTCTCGGCCTTTAGATTCTTGGACCACCGTTCTTGGAACTTCAATAAGGCGCGGCAAAGCACGAGGGGCTTGTACCAGTGCATAAGGGTTGCTGCGGCCAAATGCGTCGGTCCCATCGAGCTCCACGATAAAGTTTAGGCTCTTATTCTGGACACGTGGGAATGGGTGAGCGGGATCGAGGCCTACAGGAGTAAGTACTGGCAACACATTAGATAGAAAGTAATCTCGTGCCCATGCTTGTAAAGCGGGGGGCGCATTATCAACGTCGTGCAAGCGAACCCCGGCGGCCTTGAGGTCGGGAATAATTTCATCGTTAAGACAACGGTATTGTGCTGTGACGAGTTTGTGGGCTTTTGCGCTGACGAGATTTAAGGCTTCTGTGGGAGATGCCTTGTCTGGGCGGGGGTTCGATACTCCCAGTGCTATCTGTTGTTTAAGTCCGGCGACCCGAATCTCAAAAAATTCGTCGAGATTAGCCGAACTGATGGTCAAGAAGAACAACCGTTCAAGTAGCGGGATACGCTTGTCGTGGGCTTGAATGAGAACGCGTTCGTTGAAGTCCAGTAGACTTGTCTCGCGGTTGAAGTAATTGTCGGGATTATCTAGTGCGAGGACGGCTTTGGGCGAATCGGAAGTCAGATCATCCTGCTCGATATCTTGATTGCTTGATTCCAACGCCATTTCCATCACCCTCAATTTAGAGTGTCGCTAAGATTTATCGAGCCGTAAACCGGCAAACACCTTCATTATCTAACTTTTGTGGGTGCCTACAATGTTTAGTTGTTTAATTTCAGAAGCTTACGTAGCATTTAAGTAGCGTTGACAAGTTGCCGGTTTGCCCATACCTGCACCTTAAGATGTCGGACTATGACTACAGATTCAGCGGTATTGCTCGCCTTTATGGGGTTGAAGCACTGAAGCGTCTTCGGGCCGCTCACGTTTG
Coding sequences:
- a CDS encoding sigma-54-dependent Fis family transcriptional regulator, with the protein product MTKTLEENEVLHRSVILYVDDEKDNLELFRLQFGDEYELITANSAKEGLKILSSDPRVAIILTDERMPEMTGIELLEEIVTKVPDTIRIIVSAYSDSQRLLNALNRGRAHEYIVKPWRRAEVRRCLESWLTISKRRQDLTDKAVLANSLLDELQAPASPSNIIGQNGGLENVLKLATKVAKTDTSVLIRGETGTGKEVAARFIHDNSTRRDKPFIRVNCAALSETLLESELFGHEKGAFTGATSTRMGRFELANGGTIFLDEIGDISQKLQVMLLRVLQEREIERVGGVSTINVDVRIVAATNKDLESEVAEGGFREDLFYRLNVFPIFLPPLRERLEDIPELLNWFLDKYQHLTNKKPTVGPSLVQALQSCDWPGNIREFENLVQRALVVCEGDTLEPDHFYFDFAPTKPKVARGSVKDQVKTKQYETMKACLEKYDGNCSKAARELGLARTTLMSRAKKLGLL
- a CDS encoding SGNH/GDSL hydrolase family protein, producing MSYNWVDVLGNRLANAELHFINAGINSSVAWQLNQRLDEILACKPDVAIVLIGTNDVMGSFHLGDGLSYKRKGKLASVPTQRGYRLELTKLLRGLQAVKHVAVCTLPPLGENPDSQINQLVQSFNADIRQIVAQENRTLIPLNEKLSTHLTNSVQERPQYTPGPINRLVPILRAITDYYISGKTWDESGKQQGLTLLPDHIHLGEFGGEILANLIDLYLQGIIKPR
- a CDS encoding PhnA domain protein, with the protein product MADLSQIENSVRSRAGEQCELCAGKESLGIYEVGPVVEPSEDRSILLCGVCLSQIEPAADLDANHWYCLQGSIWSEVAAVQVMSWRMLNRLSDEAWAQDLLDQAYLEEPVMNWAREGLPAQADDDDDAVKTFDSNGTLLLEGDTVTLIKDLDVKGTSFVAKRGTTVKNIHLTNNPEHIEGRVNKMSIVLKTCFLKKIA
- a CDS encoding DUF4345 family protein, which translates into the protein MSERFLTSSFLYLLSFIFTLVALQALLVPSLFVLPVEIHLMSPAGFAEVRAGYSGCFGGLAFMFFRGAKYPEHRQLSLILAALVLGLFSLGRFVSLGVEGVPNDFSIIVHAAELCAFSFSCVLILRIKREI
- the ppk1 gene encoding polyphosphate kinase 1, whose protein sequence is MALESSNQDIEQDDLTSDSPKAVLALDNPDNYFNRETSLLDFNERVLIQAHDKRIPLLERLFFLTISSANLDEFFEIRVAGLKQQIALGVSNPRPDKASPTEALNLVSAKAHKLVTAQYRCLNDEIIPDLKAAGVRLHDVDNAPPALQAWARDYFLSNVLPVLTPVGLDPAHPFPRVQNKSLNFIVELDGTDAFGRSNPYALVQAPRALPRLIEVPRTVVQESKGRDFILLTGVMKTNIADLFEGMTVVRCHPFRVTRNSDLWINEDEADDLLSAVAGELSNRHYGDAVRLEVGIDSTPEINDFLLQHFDLTKLDLYKADGPVNLNRLEQLRDLVDDPALRYPSFVPACPLNLAEHSIFEATRAEDILLHHPYQAFSPVLEFLRQSARDTNVLAIKMTLYRTQPDSELVVTLLEAARSGKEVTVVIELRARFDEATNIDLATKLQDAGVNVSYGVVGYKTHAKILLVVRREGTDLKRYGHLGTGNYHPGTARAYTDIGLLTDDPVLCEDIHKVFLQLTGLGQAASLERLLSSPFTLNRRLAEMIQFESNEAKAGRPGRIIVKANSLSEPAMIRNLYRASQDGVKIDLIIRGICCLRPGVPGLSENITVISIIGRFLEHSRVFYFYAAGEEKLYCSSADWMSRNLYRRVEVAFPLENPNHRQRILEEALHKPLKDNSEAWVLQPDGTYIQRSPNGQRENRSQIELLHELSELGPSE